In Gigantopelta aegis isolate Gae_Host chromosome 6, Gae_host_genome, whole genome shotgun sequence, the following are encoded in one genomic region:
- the LOC121376309 gene encoding transmembrane protein 272-like isoform X2 yields MLFCCNEFPLCCSFRDHSVHIYESSPAYDDTSTCTCFQRTTFSVTNNPVCKVFFRCICFGVSAAFLFIGFKYRDRCPLEPAIPVFLSVEGGALTLLCVLWTLHGRREPQPSADNSLDSCGILIKIQIIFLVFWTIAGSVWIYAEQENANLLDPGGTDFCEPFVYWVAFGVVTFLYATVVFAACVAACVCLCSHTNSVCVYVHHT; encoded by the exons ATGTTATTCTGTTGTAAcgag TTTCCCCTGTGTTGTTCATTCCGTGATCACAGTGTACATATTTATGAAAGTAGTCCCGCGTATGACGACACCAGTACTTGCACGTGCTTCCAGCGGACTACCTTTTCTGTGACAAACAATccag TGTGTAAGGTCTTCTTCCGGTGTATTTGTTTTGGAGTTTCTGCAGCATTCCTCTTTATTG GTTTCAAGTACAGAGACCGATGCCCGCTGGAGCCAGCTATTCCAGTTTTCCTGTCGGTAGAAGGCGGTGCCCTGACGTTGCTGTGTGTGCTGTGGACGCTGCACGGCCGTCGTGAACCTCAGCCCAGCGCGGACAACTCCCTGGACAGTTGCGGAATACTCATCAAAATACAAATCATCTTCCTCGTCTTCTGGACAATTGCTG GATCAGTGTGGATCTACGCCGAACAGGAGAACGCCAACTTGCTCGACCCCGGGGGTACAGACTTCTGTGAGCCGTTTGTGTATTGGGTCGCCTTTGGAGTGGTTACGTTTCTGTATGCGACTGTTGTTTTCGCTGCGTGTGTAGCGGCGTGCGTCTGTCTGTGTTCCCACACaaactctgtgtgtgtatatgtacaccATACTTGA
- the LOC121373987 gene encoding ankyrin-3-like: MLKNMTNVNIQNKNGLTIFHCLYYHSRKYVFRQLSTCDCNEFDIEKTLTDIMLQNSVDTRTLDYEGCSVLHYACITARAPTVRKLILTGISVNYQNMYGEAAIHLAASVSPFSTNVDVLVEHHASVNTVDYKGNTAVHAAVGKYNTKGLKALIRNSADINIRNKALCTPLHDTLQRSFAGIEIHPMKTLLKAGADPFIRNKEGLTFFEAVLSEGNYMALDVLLSVEGSFLTKVKQNFHIPLKRWNILKTLLTWGFNPNALDDSGNGPLHIAACHYDYYDRAVLLLKHDADPNLPNDFGDAPLHIATNRNHGKLVKLLLSKGADFYNGNTDSDTALHICKGKGNYDSATALLFSTDTPSVKNAKRYRQKFFTKVNARFKRKTTILRKRPKLEPINVLLEHIKTIEDAPGIDQRNNDGDSPLHCAAYKGCCQKVALLLKYGASLSEPNDHDHLPLHCAARGGQWKTIELMLNYGSTMDVDIQTQDGCSPLHLSCAKGHVVTVKKLVEKGADVNLANENGDGPIHCAAQFGKTAVVATLLSSGADVNMQNNDGETALHLAAKYVKVKVVKLLLQRGTDQSVCNISDLTAEQLAANVFSDVSDLKKKTTLLQIQHVLSNDK, from the coding sequence ATGCTAAAAAATATGACAAAcgttaatattcaaaacaaaaatggatTGACAATTTTTCATTGTCTTTATTACCATTCAAGAAAGTATGTCTTTAGACAATTGTCTACATGTGATTGCAATGAATTTGACATAGAAAAAACACTGACTGATATTATGTTACAGAACAGTGTAGATACTAGAACACTAGACTATGAGGGATGTTCTGTGTTGCATTATGCATGCATAACTGCTCGAGCACCAACAGTCAGAAAGCTAATACTGACAGGAATTTCTGTTAATTACCAGAATATGTATGGCGAGGCGGCAATCCACTTAGCCGCTAGTGTATCACCTTTCAGTACAAATGTTGATGTTCTCGTTGAACATCATGCCAGCGTCAACACTGTAGATTACAAAGGAAACACGGCTGTTCACGCAGCAGTTGGGAAATACAACACAAAAGGACTCAAGGCTCTGATTCGAAACTCAGCAGATATCAATATCAGGAATAAAGCTCTTTGCACACCTCTTCATGATACATtacaaagatcctttgctggtattgaaatacatccaatgaaaacacTACTCAAGGCTGGCGCTGATCCTTTCATACGAAACAAAGAGGGTCTGACATTTTTTGAGGCAGTACTTTCAGAAGGAAACTATATGGCACTTGATGTTCTTCTTTCCGTTGAAGGGTCATTTTTAACAAAAGTCAAACAAAACTTCCATATCCCGTTAAAAAGATGGAATATTCTGAAAACTCTGTTAACATGGGGTTTCAATCCAAATGCCCTAGATGATTCAGGAAATGGCCCATTGCACATTGCAGCTTGTCATTATGACTACTACGACAGAGCTGTTCTTCTTTTGAAACACGATGCAGATCCTAACCTGCCAAACGATTTTGGAGATGCTCCTCTGCATATTGCAACAAACCGAAACCATGGCAAGTTGGTAAAACTTCTTTTGTCAAAGGGTGCAGACTTTTACAATGGCAACACTGATAGCGATACAGCCCTACACATTTGTAAGGGGAAGGGAAATTATGATTCTGCCACAGCTCTTTTGTTTTCTACAGACACGCCTTCAGTTAAAAACGCTAAACGATACAGGCAGAAATTCTTCACTAAAGTCAATGCACGCTTTAAAAGGAAAACCACCATACTGAGAAAGCGTCCCAAGCTAGAACCAATTAATGTTCTCCTTGAGCACATTAAAACCATTGAGGATGCACCTGGTATTGACCAACGGAATAACGATGGGGATTCCCCTCTTCACTGTGCTGCATACAAAGGATGTTGTCAGAAGGTAGCTCTGCTTCTCAAATACGGTGCATCACTTTCAGAACCCAACGACCATGATCATCTTCCACTGCACTGTGCTGCTAGAGGTGGTCAGTGGAAAACAATTGAACTCATGTTGAACTATGGTTCTACAATGGATGTGGATATCCAAACTCAAGATGGCTGTTCTCCGTTACACCTAAGTTGTGCTAAAGGTCATGTAGTTACAGTGAAGAAACTTGTAGAGAAAGGAGCTGATGTCAATTTGGCCAATGAAAACGGAGATGGGCCAATACACTGTGCAGCACAGTTTGGAAAGACAGCTGTTGTTGCGACGTTGTTGAGTAGTGGAGCAGACGTGAACATGCAGAACAATGATGGCGAGACAGCTCTGCACCTGGCTGCTAAGTATGTGAAGGTGAAGGTCGTGAAGCTTCTTCTTCAAAGAGGCACCGACCAGTCAGTGTGCAACATCAGTGATCTCACTGCAGAACAACTTGCAGCCAATGTATTCAGTGATGTTTCCGacttgaaaaagaaaacaacactgCTGCAAATCCAACACGTGCTGTCTAATGACAAGTAA